From one Halosimplex rubrum genomic stretch:
- a CDS encoding endonuclease/exonuclease/phosphatase family protein: MKILSCNAGYLLDYDGSLRDYALKPHRGLLGDDAAEERATERLVDVIADERPDVVCLLEVDQGSARTMTEGQVTRLAEALTDRGLAYHARADAKYGDGNVLGRLPVLSHLSNGLLVRDDIDAVIEAHYLETGPKRLVTEVRIGDLSIFAVHLAMSGRGRRKQLDEIAAIVAERDRVVVAGDFNAYDGLEEVESALEETGLVLHNPGETVPPRPLDSLVSETRTLDFFLASPDIEPTRCDVIDVQVSDHRPVVLEFENGDV; the protein is encoded by the coding sequence GTGAAGATACTCTCGTGTAACGCCGGTTACCTGCTCGACTACGACGGATCGCTTCGCGACTACGCGCTGAAGCCCCACCGGGGACTACTCGGCGACGACGCCGCCGAGGAGCGCGCCACCGAGCGCCTCGTCGACGTGATCGCCGACGAGCGCCCCGACGTGGTGTGCCTGCTCGAAGTCGACCAGGGGTCGGCCCGCACCATGACCGAGGGCCAGGTCACCCGACTCGCGGAGGCGCTCACCGACCGCGGGCTGGCCTACCACGCCCGCGCCGACGCCAAGTACGGCGACGGCAACGTCCTCGGACGGCTCCCCGTGCTCTCGCACCTCTCGAACGGGCTGCTCGTCCGCGACGACATCGACGCCGTCATCGAAGCGCACTATCTGGAGACCGGTCCCAAGCGTCTCGTCACGGAGGTCCGCATCGGCGATCTGTCCATCTTCGCGGTCCACCTCGCGATGAGCGGCCGCGGTCGCCGCAAACAGCTCGACGAGATCGCCGCCATCGTCGCCGAGCGCGACCGCGTCGTCGTCGCCGGCGACTTCAACGCCTACGACGGCCTCGAGGAGGTCGAGTCGGCGCTCGAAGAGACGGGCCTGGTCCTCCACAACCCCGGGGAGACGGTCCCGCCGCGGCCGCTCGACTCGCTTGTCTCCGAGACCCGCACACTCGACTTCTTCCTCGCCTCCCCCGACATCGAGCCCACCCGCTGCGACGTGATCGACGTGCAGGTCTCCGACCACCGCCCCGTCGTCCTCGAGTTCGAGAACGGCGACGTGTGA
- the glnA gene encoding type I glutamate--ammonia ligase — protein MTSENAKPDGGLSAEAQDVLDEIEEKNVDFLRLQFTDILGTVKNVSVPADQAEKAFTEGIYFDGSSINGFVRIQESDMRLDPDPSTFAVLPWRNNDDSAAGRLICDVIDTSSGQPFSGDPRGVLKRAIERAEEMGYTVNAAPEPEFFLFEEDEEGRATTKTNDAGGYFDLAPKDLAQDVRRDIIFGLEDMGFDIEASHHEVAQGQHEINFTYDDALSTADNVATFRSVVRAIAAEHDLHATFMPKPIPRINGSGMHTHFSLFEDGENAFHDGDDEFDLSETAKQFIAGILDHAPAIAAVSNPTVNSYKRLVPGYEAPVYVAWSDRNRSALIRKPAARVPTASRIEARFPDPSCNPYLAFAALIHAGLDGIERGLDCDDPVRENIYEFDEAKREEYGITTLPTNLGEALDALETDEVVQDALGEHVYENFVEAKTQEFDDYRVDVSDWELDRYLETF, from the coding sequence ATGACAAGCGAAAACGCGAAACCGGACGGGGGTCTCTCCGCCGAGGCACAGGACGTGCTCGACGAGATCGAGGAGAAGAACGTCGACTTCCTGCGCCTGCAGTTCACGGACATTCTGGGGACAGTGAAAAACGTCTCGGTACCGGCCGACCAGGCCGAGAAGGCGTTCACAGAGGGCATCTACTTCGACGGGTCGTCGATCAACGGCTTCGTCCGCATCCAGGAGTCCGACATGCGTCTGGATCCGGACCCCTCGACGTTCGCCGTGCTGCCGTGGCGTAACAACGACGACAGCGCGGCCGGTCGCCTCATCTGTGACGTCATCGACACCTCCAGCGGCCAGCCCTTCTCGGGCGACCCGCGCGGGGTGCTCAAGCGCGCCATCGAACGCGCCGAGGAGATGGGCTACACCGTCAACGCGGCGCCCGAGCCGGAGTTCTTCCTCTTCGAGGAGGACGAAGAGGGTCGCGCGACGACGAAGACCAACGACGCCGGCGGCTACTTCGACCTCGCGCCGAAGGACCTCGCCCAGGACGTGCGTCGCGACATCATCTTCGGGCTCGAGGACATGGGCTTCGACATCGAGGCCTCCCACCACGAGGTCGCCCAGGGTCAACACGAGATCAACTTCACGTACGACGACGCGCTGTCGACGGCCGACAACGTCGCAACCTTCCGCTCGGTCGTCCGCGCCATCGCGGCCGAACACGACCTCCACGCCACCTTCATGCCCAAGCCCATCCCGCGGATCAACGGCTCTGGCATGCACACGCACTTCTCGCTGTTCGAGGACGGCGAGAACGCCTTCCACGACGGCGACGACGAGTTCGACCTGAGCGAGACGGCAAAGCAGTTCATCGCCGGCATCCTCGACCACGCGCCGGCCATCGCCGCCGTCTCCAACCCGACGGTCAACTCCTACAAGCGACTCGTCCCGGGCTACGAGGCGCCGGTCTACGTCGCCTGGTCCGACCGGAACCGCTCGGCGCTCATCCGCAAGCCCGCCGCGCGCGTCCCGACCGCCTCCCGCATCGAGGCCCGGTTCCCGGACCCGTCGTGTAACCCCTATCTCGCCTTCGCCGCGCTCATCCACGCCGGTCTCGACGGCATCGAGCGCGGCCTCGACTGCGACGACCCGGTCCGCGAGAACATCTACGAGTTCGACGAGGCCAAACGCGAGGAGTACGGCATCACCACGCTGCCGACGAACCTCGGCGAGGCCCTCGACGCCCTCGAGACCGACGAGGTCGTCCAGGACGCCCTCGGCGAGCACGTCTACGAGAACTTCGTCGAAGCGAAGACCCAGGAGTTCGACGACTACCGCGTCGACGTCTCCGACTGGGAACTCGACCGCTACCTCGAAACCTTCTAA
- the lrp gene encoding HTH-type transcriptional regulator Lrp, translated as MTYENLDRKLVNALLGDGRASLRSLGEDLDVSVTTVSNHLSDLEEDGIIEGYTPKVDYDKLGYDVTAILQLKIEGSSLPEVTDSLREHDQMISVYEVTGDYDIIAIGKFTDTDGMNEHIKELLVDPEIKESNTSVVLNAASEHEQFELETE; from the coding sequence ATGACGTACGAAAATCTGGACCGCAAGTTGGTGAATGCGCTGCTGGGCGACGGGCGGGCGAGCCTGCGCAGCCTGGGTGAGGACCTCGACGTGTCGGTGACCACGGTGTCGAACCACCTCTCGGACCTGGAGGAAGACGGCATTATCGAGGGGTACACCCCGAAGGTCGACTACGACAAGCTCGGCTACGACGTGACCGCCATCCTCCAGCTGAAGATCGAGGGGAGCTCCCTCCCGGAGGTCACCGACTCCCTGCGCGAGCACGACCAGATGATCTCCGTCTACGAGGTGACCGGCGACTACGACATCATCGCCATCGGCAAGTTCACCGACACGGACGGCATGAACGAGCACATCAAAGAGCTGCTCGTCGACCCCGAGATCAAAGAGTCCAACACGAGCGTCGTGCTCAACGCCGCCTCCGAGCACGAACAGTTCGAACTCGAGACCGAGTGA
- a CDS encoding protein kinase family protein: MDSRGSSRPPVAVESDGDAADRDIRDVLAGLVVGDGAGTDESIRAVARAAGGSDRLVPELLDALGDDATAVRIGAAWTLCALADDQPAAVGYLAERLAAWSDREGGAEPFEVGQVLAYLRGKYPGRVADAVDSAAALGALDAEGGRPGDGRSRGGGRSATDRSGGRSAGGGAPAGSPSSVDGAADAPGRVETDGGLGGTAVADLGDGRQIVRSSGRRGGVHQRPVGPGSGPERTPRPERAADTGAVPETHPTHPDFEGGDAESIPTEHAAPAESEDATGAAERAPTIGGQEPGTPETFAAIGALSSFDRLSAVAEGCEARFATGYRCRAVDEDEERGVATRLFERPDEPDRLDFAADLTKRLSRWRALADGERVVDVVEWGDRPRPWVATQPVDESLAERDRPPVDEALHQAEQLADAVAHCHRHGTVHAGIDPKSVVFRGDALSGLERPMLDNVGLMHAFREYFQPANYLDPRFAPPEYFDTDFGRVDAATDVYGLGATCYYLFTGRPPYTGTYCEVREGVLDGRPPAPSAVNEAVPEELDRVLGKAMGKEKMKRYDAVEGFTSDLEAVGG; this comes from the coding sequence ATGGACAGCCGGGGATCGAGCCGGCCGCCGGTCGCGGTCGAAAGCGACGGCGACGCGGCCGACCGGGACATCCGGGACGTGCTCGCGGGGCTGGTCGTCGGCGACGGCGCCGGCACCGACGAGTCGATCCGGGCGGTCGCCCGCGCCGCGGGCGGGAGCGACCGCCTCGTCCCGGAACTGCTCGACGCCCTCGGCGACGACGCGACCGCCGTCCGGATCGGCGCCGCGTGGACGCTCTGTGCGCTGGCCGACGACCAGCCCGCCGCCGTCGGCTATCTCGCCGAACGGCTCGCCGCCTGGAGCGACCGCGAGGGCGGCGCGGAGCCGTTCGAGGTCGGACAGGTGCTCGCGTACCTGCGCGGGAAGTATCCGGGTCGCGTCGCCGACGCCGTCGACTCCGCCGCGGCGCTGGGCGCGCTCGACGCCGAAGGCGGGCGACCGGGCGACGGACGGTCCCGGGGCGGCGGGCGGTCGGCAACCGACCGATCCGGCGGGAGATCGGCCGGGGGCGGCGCGCCGGCGGGTTCACCGTCGTCGGTCGACGGCGCCGCGGACGCCCCTGGACGAGTCGAGACAGACGGCGGCCTCGGCGGGACGGCGGTCGCCGACCTGGGCGACGGACGGCAGATCGTCAGGTCCTCGGGCCGGCGCGGCGGCGTCCACCAGCGGCCCGTCGGCCCCGGATCCGGACCCGAGCGGACGCCCCGACCCGAGCGAGCGGCGGACACCGGGGCGGTTCCGGAGACGCATCCGACTCATCCGGATTTCGAAGGGGGCGACGCCGAATCGATCCCCACCGAACACGCCGCACCGGCCGAGTCCGAGGACGCGACCGGCGCCGCCGAACGGGCGCCGACGATCGGCGGACAGGAACCGGGGACGCCGGAGACGTTCGCGGCCATCGGCGCCCTGAGTTCGTTCGACCGGCTCTCGGCGGTCGCGGAGGGCTGCGAGGCGCGGTTCGCGACGGGGTACCGGTGTCGCGCCGTCGACGAGGACGAGGAGCGCGGCGTCGCGACGCGGCTGTTCGAGCGTCCCGACGAGCCCGACCGGCTGGACTTCGCGGCCGATCTCACGAAGCGGCTGAGCCGCTGGCGGGCGCTGGCCGACGGCGAGCGCGTCGTCGACGTCGTCGAGTGGGGCGACCGGCCGCGGCCGTGGGTCGCCACCCAGCCCGTCGACGAATCGCTGGCCGAGCGCGACCGCCCGCCGGTCGACGAGGCGCTCCACCAGGCCGAGCAACTCGCCGACGCGGTCGCTCACTGCCACCGCCACGGCACCGTCCACGCCGGCATCGACCCGAAGAGCGTCGTCTTCCGCGGGGACGCCCTCTCGGGGCTCGAACGGCCGATGCTCGACAACGTCGGCCTGATGCACGCCTTCCGCGAGTACTTCCAGCCCGCGAACTACCTCGACCCGCGTTTCGCCCCGCCGGAGTACTTCGACACCGACTTCGGCCGCGTCGACGCCGCGACCGACGTGTACGGCCTCGGCGCGACCTGTTACTACCTCTTCACCGGCCGGCCGCCCTACACCGGCACCTACTGCGAGGTCCGCGAGGGCGTCCTCGACGGCCGCCCGCCGGCGCCGAGCGCGGTCAACGAAGCCGTTCCCGAGGAACTCGACCGCGTCCTCGGCAAGGCGATGGGCAAGGAGAAGATGAAACGCTACGACGCCGTCGAGGGGTTCACGTCGGACCTGGAAGCGGTCGGCGGCTGA
- the thsB gene encoding thermosome subunit beta — MQGQPMIILGEDSQRMKDKDAQSHNISAARAVAESVRSTLGPKGMDKMLVDSLGDVTVTNDGVTILTEMDIDNPTAEMIVEVAEAQEDEAGDGTTTAVAIAGELLKNAEDLLEQDIHPTSIIRGFNMASKEAKKEIGEIATAVDPSDEEILESVAETSMTGKGAELNKDVLVDLVVEAIQAVTVEADDGSHVPDLQFLKLQTQTGRAVSDSDLLTGGIIDKDAVHSDMPSTVEDANVLLLDTPIEVEETETDAQLNLDSPDQLQDFIEQEEQRLQEMVQTIKDSGANVVFCQKGIDDMAQHYLAKEGILAVRRVKKSDIEFVSEILESRIVSDIDSVTADDVAEGKVTRDEDDELFYVEGSGHGATLLLRGSTDHVVDELERGINDALDVVASTVADGRVLAGGGATEVELAGRVRDYADSVGGREQLAVEAFADSLELVPRVLAENAGLDSIDTLVDLRAAHEDGDEHAGLDVHSGDVVDTFEAGVVEPAHAKEQAVSSASEAANLVMKIDDIIAAGDLSTEGGDEEGGPGGAPGGMGGMGGGMGGMM; from the coding sequence ATGCAGGGTCAGCCCATGATCATTCTGGGCGAGGACTCCCAGCGGATGAAGGACAAGGACGCGCAGAGTCACAACATCTCGGCGGCGCGAGCCGTCGCCGAGTCGGTCCGCTCCACACTCGGGCCGAAGGGGATGGACAAGATGCTCGTCGACTCCCTGGGCGATGTAACGGTCACCAACGACGGCGTGACCATCCTCACCGAGATGGACATCGACAACCCGACGGCCGAGATGATCGTCGAGGTCGCCGAGGCCCAGGAGGACGAGGCCGGCGACGGTACGACGACCGCGGTCGCCATCGCGGGCGAGCTTCTGAAGAACGCCGAGGACCTGCTGGAGCAGGACATCCACCCGACCTCGATCATCCGCGGGTTCAACATGGCCAGCAAGGAGGCCAAAAAGGAGATCGGCGAGATCGCCACCGCCGTCGACCCGAGCGACGAGGAGATCCTCGAGAGCGTCGCCGAGACCTCCATGACCGGCAAGGGCGCCGAGCTCAACAAGGACGTGCTCGTCGACCTGGTCGTCGAGGCCATCCAGGCGGTCACCGTCGAGGCCGACGACGGCAGCCACGTCCCGGACCTGCAGTTCCTCAAGCTCCAGACCCAGACGGGCCGCGCCGTCTCCGACTCTGACCTCCTGACCGGCGGCATCATCGACAAGGACGCCGTCCACAGCGACATGCCCAGCACCGTCGAGGACGCCAACGTCCTCCTCCTCGATACGCCCATCGAGGTCGAGGAGACCGAGACGGACGCCCAGCTCAACCTCGACAGCCCCGACCAGCTCCAGGACTTCATCGAGCAGGAGGAACAGCGCCTGCAGGAGATGGTCCAGACGATCAAAGATTCGGGCGCCAACGTCGTCTTCTGCCAGAAGGGCATCGACGACATGGCCCAGCACTACCTCGCCAAGGAGGGCATCCTCGCCGTCCGCCGCGTCAAGAAGTCGGACATCGAGTTCGTCTCCGAGATCCTCGAATCGCGGATCGTCTCGGACATCGACTCCGTCACCGCCGACGACGTCGCCGAGGGGAAGGTCACCCGCGACGAGGACGACGAGCTGTTCTACGTCGAGGGCAGCGGCCACGGCGCGACGCTGCTGCTGCGCGGCTCGACCGACCACGTCGTCGACGAACTCGAGCGCGGCATCAACGACGCGCTCGACGTCGTCGCCTCCACCGTCGCCGACGGCCGCGTCCTCGCGGGCGGCGGCGCCACGGAAGTCGAACTCGCCGGTCGCGTCCGCGACTACGCCGACTCCGTCGGCGGCCGCGAGCAGCTCGCCGTCGAGGCGTTCGCCGACTCGCTGGAGCTCGTCCCGCGCGTGCTCGCCGAGAACGCCGGCCTCGACTCCATCGACACGCTGGTCGACCTGCGCGCCGCCCACGAGGACGGCGACGAGCACGCCGGTCTCGACGTCCACTCGGGCGACGTGGTCGACACCTTCGAAGCCGGCGTCGTCGAGCCGGCCCACGCCAAGGAGCAGGCCGTCTCCTCGGCCTCCGAGGCCGCGAACCTCGTCATGAAGATCGACGACATCATCGCCGCCGGCGACCTCTCGACCGAGGGCGGCGACGAGGAAGGCGGCCCCGGCGGCGCGCCCGGCGGCATGGGCGGCATGGGCGGCGGCATGGGCGGCATGATGTAA
- a CDS encoding DUF7383 domain-containing protein, giving the protein MGDRRSNYALVPFQQHLGQNEESLAVPWAEFVGDETDELTFEVPTDDATDAYLELQAYDVEEYGHEIRVNDVALSGFDIPPRDGWQQWMDTLSGIDLAEGENTIKFERDTGTTDAFVVGVVVVHWKEPV; this is encoded by the coding sequence ATGGGAGACCGCCGCTCCAACTACGCGCTCGTCCCGTTCCAGCAACACCTCGGACAGAACGAGGAGAGCCTCGCGGTGCCGTGGGCCGAGTTCGTCGGCGACGAGACCGACGAGCTGACTTTCGAGGTCCCGACCGACGACGCCACCGACGCCTACCTCGAACTCCAGGCCTACGACGTCGAGGAGTACGGCCACGAGATCCGCGTCAACGACGTCGCGCTCTCCGGGTTCGACATCCCGCCCCGCGACGGCTGGCAGCAGTGGATGGACACCCTCTCCGGCATCGACCTCGCCGAGGGCGAGAACACCATCAAATTCGAACGCGACACCGGCACCACGGACGCGTTCGTCGTCGGCGTCGTCGTCGTCCACTGGAAGGAACCGGTCTGA
- a CDS encoding heme-copper oxidase family protein has protein sequence MSAIPGEVDTDRQPPMTVPLRHFLVGLALLVAGGAAGVLDAVGLLSGFSALAHVHLLLAGWVCVTIMGAMVQFVPVWSNVPLHSRRLATAQLWLVAAGVGGIAASFATGALGWVHAFGGLALMGFWTFVYNVGRTLLDARPWDVTERHFALALACFAVVPAMGFALAMDYSIPFLADSPVGRVRLTAAHATLAVFGAVLTTVLGALYQLATMFTQTELHGVDSHLRRVEEVGYPAGVLALATGRLVGSAPLARVGGLLVALAIGGFAVVLGRRLVETTVQRTPMLSRYAVAAVAMAAWAVLAGRAWLADPLAPSALFGGGPPHLLVFGVVGFVVLGTLYHVVPFIVWVHRYSDRLGYEAVPMIDDLYDDRVAAVDFACVTLGATGLVLASALGLPAVTAVSGALATVGFALFATNMLLVVREHSPRPLRAVLVSRLGDGGDPPGESASDGPSTAEDTAR, from the coding sequence ATGAGCGCGATCCCGGGCGAGGTCGACACCGACCGCCAGCCCCCGATGACGGTGCCGCTCCGGCACTTTCTCGTGGGGCTGGCGCTGCTCGTCGCCGGCGGCGCCGCGGGGGTTCTCGACGCCGTCGGGCTGCTGTCGGGGTTTTCGGCGCTGGCGCACGTCCACCTGCTGCTGGCTGGGTGGGTCTGCGTGACGATCATGGGCGCGATGGTGCAGTTCGTCCCCGTCTGGTCGAACGTCCCGTTGCACTCCCGTCGGCTGGCGACCGCCCAGCTGTGGCTCGTCGCCGCCGGCGTCGGCGGCATAGCGGCTTCGTTCGCGACCGGCGCGCTCGGCTGGGTCCACGCCTTCGGCGGCCTCGCCCTGATGGGGTTCTGGACGTTCGTCTACAACGTCGGCCGGACCCTCCTCGACGCCCGTCCCTGGGACGTGACCGAACGCCACTTCGCGCTCGCGCTCGCCTGTTTCGCCGTCGTCCCCGCGATGGGGTTCGCCCTCGCGATGGACTACTCGATCCCCTTCCTCGCCGACTCGCCCGTCGGCCGCGTCCGGTTGACGGCCGCTCACGCCACCCTCGCCGTCTTCGGCGCCGTCCTGACGACGGTGCTGGGCGCGCTCTACCAGCTCGCGACCATGTTCACCCAGACCGAGTTGCACGGCGTCGACAGCCACCTCCGTCGCGTCGAGGAGGTCGGCTACCCCGCGGGCGTCCTCGCGCTCGCGACCGGGCGTCTGGTCGGGTCGGCGCCGCTGGCCCGCGTCGGCGGGCTCCTCGTCGCGCTCGCGATCGGGGGGTTCGCGGTCGTCCTCGGGCGCAGGCTCGTCGAGACGACCGTCCAGCGGACGCCGATGCTCTCGCGGTACGCCGTCGCCGCCGTCGCGATGGCCGCCTGGGCCGTCCTCGCCGGCCGCGCCTGGCTCGCCGACCCGCTCGCGCCGTCGGCGCTGTTCGGCGGCGGCCCGCCCCACCTGCTCGTCTTCGGCGTCGTCGGCTTCGTCGTCCTCGGGACCCTCTACCACGTCGTCCCGTTCATCGTCTGGGTCCACCGCTACAGCGACCGCCTGGGCTACGAGGCCGTCCCGATGATCGACGACCTCTACGACGACCGCGTCGCCGCCGTCGACTTCGCCTGCGTCACGCTCGGCGCGACCGGGCTCGTCCTTGCGAGCGCTCTCGGTCTCCCCGCCGTCACGGCCGTCTCGGGCGCGCTCGCGACCGTCGGCTTCGCGCTGTTCGCGACGAACATGCTGCTGGTCGTCCGCGAGCACAGCCCCCGCCCGCTCCGTGCCGTCCTCGTCTCCCGGCTGGGCGACGGTGGTGACCCGCCCGGCGAGTCCGCCAGCGATGGGCCGAGCACCGCCGAGGACACCGCCCGCTGA
- a CDS encoding Gfo/Idh/MocA family protein — translation MTTRLAAIGLGDLGRMQLDGVTAHPDADVAVVAGSDVAADAREAFAAEYDAPAYADYEAMLDSEAIDAVTVVTPHTLHYEQTVACLERGLDVLLEKPMVTDTGHAVDLVRRARESDALLQIGYQRHLHPGYRAVRETVLSGEIGDVHMAACHLAQDWIANTQGTWRVDPELSGGGQLSDSGSHLLDALLWTTDSRAREVAAVMDDRDHAVDVNTALSATLDGPDGPITASVGVSGDGTGFEESLVLWGTDGHLQFGHDGLTVFDGSGGEPDHREFDAGTYAEQTTEKVVAFLDAVEGRRENPVPPEFGLRVTALTEAAYRARESGTTVDVTELVASAREEYGG, via the coding sequence ATGACCACGCGACTCGCGGCGATCGGCCTCGGCGACCTCGGACGGATGCAGCTCGACGGCGTGACGGCCCACCCCGACGCCGACGTGGCGGTCGTCGCCGGCTCCGACGTGGCCGCCGACGCCCGGGAGGCCTTCGCCGCCGAGTACGACGCCCCCGCCTACGCCGACTACGAGGCGATGCTCGATTCCGAGGCGATCGACGCCGTCACCGTCGTCACGCCCCACACCCTCCACTACGAGCAGACCGTCGCCTGCCTGGAGCGCGGGCTGGACGTGCTCCTGGAGAAGCCGATGGTCACCGACACCGGCCACGCGGTCGACCTCGTCCGTCGCGCCCGCGAGAGCGATGCCCTCCTCCAGATCGGCTATCAGCGACACCTCCACCCCGGCTACCGGGCCGTCCGCGAGACCGTCCTGAGCGGCGAGATCGGCGACGTACACATGGCCGCCTGCCACCTCGCACAGGACTGGATCGCGAACACGCAGGGCACCTGGCGCGTCGACCCCGAACTGTCGGGCGGCGGCCAGCTCAGCGACTCCGGGTCGCACCTGCTCGACGCGCTGCTGTGGACGACCGACTCCCGGGCCCGGGAGGTCGCCGCCGTGATGGACGACCGCGACCACGCCGTCGACGTCAACACCGCCCTGTCGGCGACGCTCGACGGCCCGGACGGTCCGATCACCGCGAGCGTCGGCGTCAGCGGCGACGGCACCGGCTTCGAGGAGTCGCTCGTCCTCTGGGGCACCGACGGCCACCTCCAGTTCGGTCACGACGGGCTCACCGTCTTCGACGGCTCCGGCGGCGAGCCCGACCACCGCGAGTTCGACGCCGGCACCTACGCCGAGCAGACGACGGAGAAGGTCGTCGCCTTCCTCGACGCCGTCGAGGGGCGCCGCGAGAACCCCGTCCCCCCGGAGTTCGGGCTGCGAGTCACCGCGCTCACCGAAGCGGCCTACCGCGCCCGCGAGTCCGGCACGACCGTCGACGTGACCGAACTCGTCGCCAGTGCGCGCGAGGAGTACGGAGGGTAG
- the hemL gene encoding glutamate-1-semialdehyde 2,1-aminomutase, with product MNHDRSRDLYDRALSVMPGGVNSSVRAAIEPYPFFVERGDGGHVVDADGNRYIDWVMGLGPLLYGHDLPQPVESAVQSRVSEGPMFGAPTEIEVEHAEFVTRHVPSVESIRFVNSGTEATVSACRLARAATGRDKIVVMQGGYHGAQETTLVEGEYDDVKPSSPGIPDEFAEHTLAVPFNDEEAAQRVFEDHGEDIAAVLVEPILANMGVVHPVKGYHETLRDLTEDNGALLIFDEVITGFRVGGLQCAQGKFGIDPDITTFGKLIGGGFPVGAIGGRSELIEQFTPSGEVFQAGTFSGHPVTMAAGLESLRYAAEHDVYEHINGLGEQLRTGLQEIVEDQAPEYTVAGTEGIFKVLFTRDAPETFENHCEGGCSQRPDCPRFEHCPKNAADVAAGQTDRWRRVFWGEMKDQGVFLSQNQFEAQFVTYAHTDDDVEETLEAYKRAL from the coding sequence ATGAACCACGACCGGTCACGGGACCTCTACGATCGCGCGCTGTCGGTCATGCCCGGCGGCGTCAACTCTTCGGTGCGGGCCGCAATCGAGCCCTACCCCTTCTTCGTCGAACGCGGCGACGGCGGCCACGTCGTCGACGCCGACGGCAACCGCTATATCGACTGGGTGATGGGTCTGGGCCCGCTGCTGTACGGCCACGACCTGCCCCAGCCCGTCGAGTCCGCTGTCCAGTCGCGGGTCAGCGAGGGCCCGATGTTCGGCGCGCCCACCGAGATCGAGGTCGAACACGCCGAGTTCGTCACGCGACACGTCCCCAGCGTCGAGTCGATCCGGTTCGTCAACTCCGGCACCGAGGCGACCGTCTCGGCCTGCCGGCTCGCCCGCGCGGCGACCGGCCGCGACAAGATCGTCGTCATGCAGGGCGGCTACCACGGCGCCCAGGAGACCACCCTCGTCGAGGGGGAGTACGACGACGTGAAGCCATCCAGCCCGGGCATCCCCGACGAGTTCGCCGAGCACACGCTCGCGGTGCCGTTCAACGACGAGGAAGCCGCCCAGCGCGTCTTCGAGGACCACGGCGAGGACATCGCGGCCGTCCTCGTCGAGCCCATCCTCGCCAACATGGGCGTCGTCCACCCGGTCAAGGGCTACCACGAGACCCTGCGCGATCTGACCGAGGACAACGGTGCCCTGCTGATCTTCGACGAGGTGATCACGGGCTTTCGCGTCGGCGGTCTCCAGTGCGCCCAGGGCAAGTTCGGCATCGACCCGGACATCACGACCTTCGGCAAGCTCATCGGCGGCGGCTTCCCGGTCGGCGCGATCGGCGGCCGCTCGGAGCTGATCGAGCAGTTCACTCCCTCCGGCGAGGTGTTCCAGGCCGGCACCTTCTCGGGCCACCCCGTCACGATGGCCGCCGGGCTCGAATCGCTGCGGTACGCCGCCGAACACGACGTGTACGAGCATATCAACGGACTGGGCGAACAGTTGCGTACCGGCCTCCAGGAGATCGTCGAGGACCAGGCGCCGGAGTACACCGTCGCGGGGACCGAGGGGATCTTCAAGGTGCTGTTCACCCGCGACGCCCCCGAGACCTTCGAGAACCACTGCGAGGGCGGCTGTTCCCAGCGTCCCGACTGTCCGCGCTTCGAACACTGTCCGAAGAACGCCGCCGACGTGGCGGCCGGCCAGACCGACCGCTGGCGGCGCGTCTTCTGGGGCGAGATGAAAGACCAGGGCGTGTTCCTCTCGCAGAACCAGTTCGAGGCGCAGTTCGTCACCTACGCTCACACCGACGACGACGTCGAGGAGACGCTCGAAGCGTACAAACGAGCGCTGTAG